From the genome of Vicinamibacterales bacterium:
CCAGCCGAGCTCGTAGTCGTTGGCGCCATGCAGCAGGTACACCACCGGATATTTCTTGTTGCTGGCGCTGTAGTCGGGCGGCGTGTACACCACCACACGGCGGGCCACCTTCGTCAGCTGATTAAGGTACTGGTGCTCGATCAGGTTGCCATGTGGCACGTCGCGGAACATCATGAAGTCCGCTTCTTTCCCCGGCAGCGCGACGACGCTCTTGTAGACGCCCGACGCAGGACGAACGAAGGTGTTCTGCGGATCGGGCATCGTCAATCCGTCCACCTCGAACCAGTATTGGTAGTAGCTGGGCGCGAGCTTCGGCGTCGTGAACGACCAGACGCCATTGGCGTCTTTGGTCATATCGAAACCGGCGGAGCCGTTGACCGGGGTGTCGCCAAGCTTGGGCATGTCGGTATACACACGCACCTTCTTGGCATTGGGTGCCGGCAGTCGGAAGGTGATGGTGTTGTCCGCATTCACTTCGGGGGAGCGGACATTGGTGACCACGCTCGCCTCGACCCCAGGCCCGCGCCCGCGGCCGGTGGGGCCGTTGCCTCCCGGAGGATTGTTGTTGATCTGGGCTTGGACGGAAGCGGCCACAAGCGTTGCGAGCGCCGTTGCCGGAAGAACGCGAAGGATTCGGTTCATAGTGTCTTCGTTATTCCAGCCGCGCGGCCGCGAGACCGGCTCGCGCGGAACGTATAGGACAGGTTGCGCGACACAGCATATAGAAGCCGGGTCCTCCTGTCAGATCGCCTTCACTTCAATCCGTCTGAACCAGATCTCCGCGTATTCGATCTCGATCGCGATCTTCCCGCGCGTGAGCGGGATGAACTGCCCGGGATTCTGCGGATCGGGCTGCTGAAGCCGCGTCGCGACATTCACGGTGCGGCCGTTGACGATGTGCGCCGCGCGATCGCCCTGCCAGATGACCTCGATCGTATTCCACTGATCCAGCAGCTCGAAGTTGCCATCCTTGATGAAGCGTCCGCTGGTCGGTTCCAGGGGCGGCGCTGCACTTCGCCCCGCGGCCGGACCGGCAGAGGCAGCGGCTCCTTGTGCACCGCCGGCTCCTTGTGCACTGCCGGGTGCCGTCGCAGCTCCGGCAGCCGGCGCTCCGCCGGCACGAGCGGCCCCCGCGCCGCGGAAACCGGGATCCCCCGGCTGCGGCCATCCCGTCAGCGGATTGATGCCCTCGCCGAACAGGCCGGCGTTGTGATTGCTTTGCACCCCGCGTACGCCGCCGAGCAGAAAGAAATCCCCGACATCGCCTTCTTCGATCTGGCACTCGACGCAGGAAGGCCACACGCGATCGGGCCCGACGAGCCCGTACAGCAACCCGTTGTCGCGCTTGGGCGTATAGCGCGGCGCGTGCCTCTTCACGCCCCACTTGTATTCGACGCGAATGCGGACGTTGGCGAATTCCTGATTGGTGGCGAGATACCCGCCCTCCGCGGGGAACTTCCCTTCTTCGTTGCCCATGATGTGGAGCATTTCCTCCTCCATCAGGATCATGCGCTGCTCCTCGGCGACGCCCTTGCCCGACCGCTGGAGCATCGTGTACCACCCGCTCAGATCGCGGCCGTTCAGCAGTGACACCCATCCGTCCGCACCGGCCGCGGGCAGACGGGGCGGCGCCGGATCGATCACCTGCGGCGATTGGGCTCGGGTCAGGATTGCGGGAGCCATCGCCAATGCCGTGCCGGCCTTGATGAATTCGCGTCGGTTCATCTCTCCTCCCCACGACTGCTTACTGGCGTTTCCACACCCATTCCATCGCTTCTTCAAGCGTCTGGCGCTCCACGCCGCGTTCGACATGACCGGCATCTTGGGCCCAGACGTACTGATACGCGTACCCTTTCGCCTTCAGTGCTTCGGCCATCCGATTGTTGGCGAGCGGCCAATTGCGGTACGTATCCTCCGCCGACTGAAAGCCGTTGTCACGCGACCCCACTTCGAGCCAGATGCGAAGCGGCTTCTTGGCCGTATTCGGAATGAGCGTTTCATGATAGCCCCACGCGCCGCGTGGGAACTCCCCATTGTGCTGGATGTTCACGAACGTCCCTGAGTAGCTGATGACGCGGTGGTACCAGTCGGGGTGGAACCACGCCATCGCGAGCGCCGCGGCCGACCCGGAACTCTGTCCGATGACCCCGCGCAGCTCCGGATCCTTCGTGAACGTCACGTGTGCGGTCTTCTCGGCGAGCGGCAGCACTTCCCGTTCGATGAACTCGGCGTACTTCCCTGACACCGTGTCGTATTCGAGGCTGCGTTCGCTCGGCCGGAAATCGCCGCCATTGGCTATGAAGACGCCGGCCATCATCGGCAGACGTTTCTGGGCGATGAGGTTGTCCATCACGACGATCAGCTGCGACTGGATCACGGCCTCCGCGCGGCCGTCATGGTCGATCATCAGCGGCAAGATGGTGCCGGGAACATAGCCCGCCGGAACATAGACCCAGACGTTGCGTGTATACGGGCCGGCGACGCCAGGAAACATCTGCGTCTCTTCCGACCGCATCGTGAACATCGTCACGGTCCCCCTCGGGACGTTCTCGGGCGTCGTCATGGCGGGGACGTCCGCCCATGTCGACGTCGACGCGATCGTGAAATTGCCGGTTCCCTCGAGTGGCGGATGTTTCTCCACGGCCGCCGCATCGGCAGGTGGGCTGACGATGAGCGCAGGAGGCGTTTGGGGATCGCGAGAGCCGGGCGCAGCGGCCGCCGGTGCACTCGTCGCCGTCGCCTGGGCCGCGAGCGTGCCCGCCGCGAGCGAGCCGAGAACCACGACGGCGCCAAGAATCCCGAGAGCGGTCGAGCTGCCGGCAACTACTTTGAGCATGTTTCTCATCTCCAGCGGAAATTCGCCCAGGGAATCAACGCCTCCAGTGTCCAGCCGGTATCGGTGTCGGTGCGTTCGTTCAGCGTGCCGTCAGCCTGCTGCCCGGCGAGTCCGCCATTCGGATCACTTGCGGCGATTTCGCTGAGCTCCCGCTCACGTTCGCAACGACATCCCGTCATCTTAGGCCGGTAAGCGATGACTTGCCTCAGCGAACCAGGCCGGAGCGCAGGGGGGATTCCCCTGCTCCAGCCACATCCGACCGCGCTCGAAATCCACAATCGCTAGAGAGGGAATGGCGATACAGCGCGCAGTACGACCGAAGCGCGCGAACTCTCTCGCTCGCTACTGCACGCACATAGTGTTGCCGATGCGAGAGGCGCCCGGCCGCGGTTGACCGAAATGCATGGTGTCCGGCAAGCTTGTCGAAAGCGACCGAGGGTCGTATCGTAGAGCGCGTTCGAGCCTCCGCCGTGTTTGGTCGGCGTCAGCTGCAGAGGATTACACCACATGGCCGAGGCTGCTCGCCAGCTCGACGTTGCCAATGACGAGCGGTCGTCGCCATCGTTGCCGACCAGGACCCCGTGCTCGATCTCCTCTGTGGAGAGCAACTTCCGAAAATAGGTTGAGGTGCCCAGATCCTCCTGCAACTAATTGCGGCACTGACGATCCTCAGCGGACTTCAATTGCCGGCGTCCGAGCGAAGCCGCGCTGTGGATCTCGCCCGCGCTGGGAGGGACGCCGACGCGCTGGCGCTCTTCGAGCGTATTGTCGACGCCGATCCGGCCGACGTCGAGGCGCGGTTGTGGATGGCGCGGCTCGCGCTCCGTCTCGGTCGCGCCGCGGAGGCTGATGCCGGCTTTCGGGCGGTGCTGCGCGAACATCCCGCGGATGTCGACGCAAAGATCGGCCTGGGGATGGTGTTGACGCGGACGGGCGCCTGGCAGGACGCGCTCGCGATCCTCCGCGAGGCGGAGCCGGGCGCCGGCGAGAACGCCGATCTTTTCGCCGCTCTCGCCCGCGCCTATCGCCGCGGCGGCGACAATCGCCACGCGCTGGAGTACTTCCGCCGCGCACGGCGCCTCTCGCCGGACGACCCCGACATCGCTTCAGGATTCGAAGCGGTCGCGCGAAACTACGGTCACTGGATCGCGCTCGAAGGTTTCGGTCAGGGCGGCGCCCCTGGGGCCAGCCAGGGATCCGGAGCCGTCACGGTCGACGTGCGCGTCGCGCCGCGACTGCATCTCGATGCAAGTGCAAGGCTGCAGAACGGCGACGGGTACTCGGATGCCGTCGGCGGCGGCGGATTCCTCTGGCAGGCGGCGCGCGACACGACGGCGGCGCTTCACGTGCTCGGCGGGTCCGCTAACATTGCGCTGCCGACAAGCGATGTCTCCGCCGAAGTGACGCACTACGCGGGCGCCGTCGAAGTCGGCGGCGGCTTCCGCCGCCTGTCGTTTGTCGGCGCCGACGTTGCCGCTGTCTCAGCGGTGTTTGCGTGGAATACGAACGATCGCTGGCGGACCGACACGCGCTACACCTATTCCCGATCCTCATTCGACGAGACCGGCCAGTCGACCGGCGACCATTCGGTGCTCGTGCGCGAGACCTGGCAGAGCTGGCGGCGCGCCGCTGTCCAAGGGGCCTATGCGTACGGGATCGAGAGTTTCGAGGACCTGACCGCCGACCGCCTTGGCTCGCTCGGCGCGACGACGGTCGCCGCCGGTCTCCGGATCGACGTCCCGTGGCTCACGCGCATCACCACGACGTGGGAGCGCCAGTGGAGGTCGAACGACACGAGGATCAATCGCGTCACCGTGTCCGTTGTGCAGTCCATCCCATGATCGATCTGCTCTTCGATTTCGAAAGCTTCACCCTCTGGCTCGTGTGGGCCGCTCTGGGCCTCGCCGTGTCGATGACGTTCGCTGTGATCTGGGGCCGGATCGTTTTCGCGTGGCACGAGGTCGAGCGTCGTCGCGTCGAGCGCCAATACGGACCGCTCGTCCGCCGCGCGCTCGACGGGGACGAACCCGCGCTGAGAGCGCTCGTGCGGAGTCTGCCGCGCTACCGCCTCCCGATCGCCAGGCTGCTCATCATCCCGCTGGTCCACGATCGCGATCCCGCGCGCATCGCCGCCACGCGCAGCATCGCCGACGCGATGTCGGTGGTGCCGATCGCGGATCGCTTTCTGCGGAGTCCCTGGTGGTGGCGCCGAACGGTCGCGCTGCATGTCCTGGGACTGCTACAGCAGAAGGACCGTACCGCGAAGATCGTCGCGGCGCTCGACGATCGGAACTCTGACGTGCGCGGCGCTGCCCTTGATGCGCTGGCCGACATGCAGGACCCGGCAACGCTTCCCGCCATCGTCGTGCGCTTCCAGGACGCCTCGCTGCAGCGCGGCCGTCGCGCTGCGGCTCTCGCGGCGTTCGGATCGCAATGCGAGCCATTCCTGCTGGAGTTATCGCAACTCGACCCTGAGCACCGCGGCAACTACGCCCGTGCGCTGACGATTTGCGGCACCGAGCGGTCGCGGCCCGCGTTGCGCCAGTGGACCGACGACCCTCGCGTGGACGTGCGCGAGGCGGCGTTCGAAGCGCTCGCGCACGTGGGGCTCGATGAGGCGGCCGCAGCTCGCGCCATCACGGCGCTCGAGAACCGCGAGTCATCGGTCCGGGCCCGCGCCGCCAGCGCGCTCTACGGCTGGACCGGGAACGGCGACGCCGCCTCGCACCTCGCCCGCCATCTCGACGATGCGTGGGCCGTGGCAGTGCCGGCGGCACGTTCGCTACTGTCGATGCGCGAGGCCGGCCGGCTCGAGCTGCAGGCGTGCGCGCGTCGCTCCGATCTCGCGGGTGCGCTTGCTCGTCAGATGCTCTGGGAAGCGCGCGTCCAGTGCTGAGTCTCGTCCCTGTCATCCTCGCGTTTTCGCTGCTCGTCACCGCGTATTTCGTGTTGTGGAACGGGTCGCAGTGCGTGCTGGGGTCGGTGGCCGCGTTGCACGTGTGGCGTTACCATCGGCGGCGAAACCCGCGCGCTCGCGCGCTCGCCGCACACCTGACCTCGCCGCCGCTCATCTCCGTGATCGCCCCGGCGTTCAACGAGGCGCTGACGGTCGCCGACAGTGTGCGCGCGCTACTCGCGCTCGACTACGAAGCGTGCGAAATCGTCGTCGTCAACGACGGATCGTCAGACGAGACGCTGGCGATTCTGCAGCGGACGTTTCACCTCGTGCCCGCGCCGCTCGCCTTTGAGCAGCCGCTGAAGACGGCGCCGGTCCGCGGCGTCTACAGATCGGTTGACGAGGCTAGGCTCATGGTCATCGACAAGCAGAACGGCGGATGCAAGGCCGACGCGGCGAACGCGGGGATCAACGCCGCATCTGGCGTCGCGGTCCTCGTCGTCGATACCGACACAATGCTCGAGCCCGACGCGCTGACCCGGGCGTCGTTGCCGTTTCTCGAAGATCCAGACACCGTCGCGGTCGGTGCGTATGTCGGAATCGCCAACGGGTGCCGTATCGCGAATGGGCGGGTGTTCGACGTGGCCATGCCCCGCAACTGGCTGGCGCGGTTTCAGATCGTCGAATACATGCGAAGTTTCCTCCTGTTCCGGATCGCGTGCGCCTCGCACAACGGCGTCACGTTGATCTCAGGCGCATTTGGATTGTTCCGCCGCGATGCCGTGATTGAGGTCGGCGGCTACGACCGCACCGCGATTGGCGAAGACATGGACCTGACGATTCGCCTGCAGCAGTTTTTTCGCGCGAAGCGGCGGCCGATCCGGATTGCCTTCGATCCGTATCCGATGTGCTGGACGCAGGTCCCTGAAGATCTCCCGTCCCTGCGCGCTCAGCGGTGCCGCTGGCGCCGCGGACTGCTGCAGGTGCTCTGGCGCCACCGCCGCGCCATCGGCAATCCGCGGCTCGGCTTCGTCGGATTGGGCGTGCTTCCGTACACCACGTTTTTCGAGGGGCTCGGACCGCTGATCGAATTCGCGGGCTACGCCGTGACGACGATCGCGGCGCTCCTCGGGTTTCTCAACTGGCACCACTATCGCGTAATGCTCGCCGCCTCTATTCTTTTCGGAGCCGCCGCGACGCTGCTGGCGGTGCTCCTGAGCGACATCGCCTCGCGGCGGTACATGCGAGGCCGCGACTTCGCGCTCCTCCTGACGATCGCTCTGCTCGAAAACATCGGCTATCGCCAGTTGAACTCCTGGTGGGGATGTGTCGGGACCATCCAGGCGATGACCGGCAAGGGTGGGTGGGGACCGATGACTCGGCGCGCCTTCTGAAGCGGTCGCCCATCATGGGCGCCCGTCGTATCTCGCGTCTGCCTCTGCGACGGCCAAGAACGCCGCTCTCCCTCACAACGCCGGTCCAGGTAGATACGGTCGAGATCCCTATCGAGCCCGATTGATACGTACGATACGCTCGCCAGGCTGCAGCCGCATTTGTGGAGCGTCACGTGGGGGCGCGGACGCGGTAATCGATCTCGTCGGACGCTGGCTGTCACATCCGGTTCCCGGGGCCACGGCTGCAGCCGGAGAATGTCTGAGGCAACCCGTTCCGTCGAGCGCCGGGCGTCGTTACCTTCTGATGGAGGGCAATTGTGATGCGTCTCATCTCCCTCGTAATCGGCGCAGTGTTGGTGTCGGCCGGTGTTTCGCACGGGCAGCCGGGCGACAAGGCCATGACGGTGTTCGTGACGGCCGCGCCGCTCGCGGACGTTACGAAGGTGGACAAGGAAACCGAGACGCGGCTCCTCGCGGCCATCAAAGACGCGCAGACCAAACGTAAGGATCTCGAGAACAGCCTGAAAGCGAAGCACGGCAAGAAGCGTGATGCCTGGCCGCAGGAGGCGCAGGACGCCATGTTCGATGCCGACGAGGCGGTCGCACTGGCCCAGGCCGACTATTCCTACCGCAAGGTCAAGTCGGAAGGTCTCACCGACTCCGCAGATGACATCCGCAAGGCGATCCTTGGCCAGGGCATGTCGGGCGAGAAGAACGGGATCCGGGTGGTTTCGAGCGCCGAGGAGGCGCAGCTGATCGTCGAGGTCAACGGCCGTCGATCGTCCTCCAGCGGCACGGGCGGCCTGATGGCCCTCCACGACGACCAGTTCTACATCAGCTTCCTGCTGAAGGCCGGCCCAAAACTCCCGGCTGAGCGCTTCGCGCGCGTCCCGCGCACGTATCGCCTCCGCGGCATGGGCGCGACGGTGTACCGTCTCGCTGTCCCGAAGCCCGACGCGCCCTGGTGGCGCTTCGAGGCCTACGGGACCATGAAATGGGGCAGCGCGGCGAACGGGGCGTCGAAGCTCGTCGAGGACTTCATCGCGAAGAACTACGACGCGATGATGGCGCCGGCCGCGAGCCGGTAGGCCGCCGCGATCTCCGTAGCTTGAACGGTTACACGCCAGATTGGCGCGGAGCGCATTGGGATGAGTCGCAGCTACGACGCAATTATCATCGGCACCGGCCAGGCCGGCCCGCCTCTGGCCAGGCGTCTGTCAGACGCCGGCATGTCGGTCGCCATCGTTGAGCGGCATCTGTTCGGCGGCACGTGCGTGAACACCGGCTGCATTCCAACGAAGGCCATGGTGGCCAGCGCGTACATCGCTCATGCCGCGCGGCGCGCACGTGATTTTGGTGTGGCCATCGACGGCGACATCCGCGTCGACATGAGGAGCGTGAAGGCCAGGAAGGATGGGATCGTTGAACGATCTCGAGCAGGAGTCGATAAGCTGCTGCGCACGCTGCCGAACTGTGAGATCCATACCGGACACGCCCGATTCGAATCGGCCCGCGAAGTCGCGGTAGGGGGCCAGGTCCTGAAGTCCGATCGCCTCTTCATTAATGTTGGCGGACGCGCGGCCGTGCCGCCGATGCCGGGATTGGACCGAGTGCCGTTCCTGACAAACAGTTCGATGATGACCCTCGACACGCTGCCGCGTCATCTTCTCGTCGTCGGCGGCAGCTATATCGGCCTGGAATTCGGGCAAATGTTCCGGCGGTTCGGATCCGAAGTTACCATCATCGAAATGGCACCGCGTCTCATTCAGCGCGAAGACGCGGAGATCTCGACTGCCGTTCAGGAGATCCTCGTCAACGAAGGGATCGCGCTTCGTTTGAACGCTCGATGCCTCCGCGTCGGCGGAGACGCAGGCTCAGTCGTCGCGAATGTCGACTGCGAGGAAGGCAGTCCGTCGATCGAGGGCTCACATTTGCTCTTGGCGGTCGGCCGCCAGCCGAACACCGACGATCTGGGACTCGAAGCTGCGGGCGTCTCGCGGGACGACCGCGGATACATCGTCGTAAACGATCAGTTGGAAACCAACGTCCCGGGCATCTGGGCGCTGGGTGACTGCAATGGCCGAGGGGCGTTTACCCATACGGCGTACAACGACTTCGAGATCGTCTCGTCCAATTTGCTTGATGGAACTCATCGCCGGGTCTCCGATCGACTTACGGCGTACGCGCTCTTCATCGATCCACCGCTCGGCCGCGTCGGTTTGACGGAAACCGAGGCACGGCGGCAAGGAAACCCCATCCTGGTCGCGAGACGCCCAATGACCAAAGTTGGACGTGCGATTGAAAAAGGCGAGACCAACGGGCTGATGAAGATCGTCGTTGACGCTCAGTCAAAGCGGATTCTCGGTGCTGCCATATTGGGGACAGGAGGGGATGAAGTCATCCATTGCGTGCTCGATACGATGTACGCGAAGGCGCCGTATTCCCTCATTCAACAAGCGATGCACATCCACCCGACCGTGTCCGAGCTCATTCCAACGCTTCTTGAAGGACTCGCGCCGCCCGCGACGTGAGGGTTTCATGATTGTCGTCACGGGGGGCACCGCCATCGCGGCGGCGCGCGCCGCCGGCGTAAGGCATGTCGTGAAGGTATCGGCGTTCGCCGCCTCGGATCACTCGCGGGCCCCGATCGGCCGGTGGCACTACCTCGACGTCAGTCGATACGATGGCCTTTTACGACGGATCTCTGAGCCCGAGGCGATTCAGGCAAACCCTGTGCGGCGTCGTTAGCGAGCGTCCCACAGCCGCAGGCCGCCGCGGATCGCGCACTGGTTATCGCTGACGCGGACGCCGGGCGGCAGCGTCTTGAGCTTCTTCGTCTGTCCACCGCCAAGCACCACGGAGTCGGCCTGCAGGCCGGCCTTCAGCAGCGCGACGACCTTGTGGACGTGCTCCGTCCACTTCCGGCGTCCCAGGCGGGCGAGTCCGCGGACGCCGAGATAGTCTTCGTAGGTGCGACCGGCGCGGTACGGCAGGTGCGCGAGCTCGAGCGGCGCCAAATGCCCGTCCACGACCAGCGCCGATCCGAGGCCGGTGCCAAGCCCGAGAAACAGCGTGCATCCGCCGGCGTGCGCGCCGAGCGCCTGCATCGCGGCATCGTTGACGATCTTCACCGGCACGCCAAACGCTTTTCCGTAGTCGAAGCGCATCCAGCCGCCGCCGAGGTTGTGCGGCTCGTGTGCCGGCTTGCCGTGTTTGACGGCGCCCGGGTAGCCGATCGACACCGCGTCGTACTTCCAGCCCACGGTCGCCTTGCGTACGGCCGCGGCCATGCGCGACGCCGTCATCGTCTGGCCGGACGGGATCTTCAGCGCCGTCTTGCGCCCCGCCGTGCCGACTTTGACGTTCGTCCCTCCGACGTCGATCACGAGGACGCTCCTCATTGCGGTGTGTTCCAGCCGCCAATCTCGGCGACCAGCCGGTCGGCCTGCGGCGGTCCCCACGAACCCGGCACATACTCGAACAACTGACCCGGATCGGCGATCAGCGGATCGACGATCGCCCACGCGGCTTCGACGACGTCCTGCCGCGCGAAGAGGGTGGCATCGCCGGCGAGCGCGTCACCGAGCAGCCGCTCGTAATCGCCCAGGATCATTTCAGCCGGCTGCTCGACGACCGACAGCTCGACGTCGCGACCGACCATCGTCTCGCCCGGCCGCTTGGCGCGGGCGCCGATCGCGATCGCCACCTGCGGGTTGAGACGGAAGCGGACGTAGTTGCCGATCCTCGGCGTCGGTTCCGCGAACACGGTCTGCGGCGGCACCTTCAGTTCGACCATGACCTCGGTGGTCGTCATCGCGAGGGACTTGCCCGCCCGCACGTAAAACGGGACGCCCGCCCAGCGCCACGAGTCGATGTCGAGGCGGAGCGCCGCGTAGGTAGCGACCGGCGAGTCTTTCGCCACGCCGGGTTCGTCGCGATAGCCGCGGAACTGCCCGCGCGTGATGTTCTGCGCGTTCATCGGCCGAATGGTGCGCAGCACCTTGGCCTGCTCGTCTCGAATCGCCTCCGGATACGTCGACGAGGGTGCTTCCATCGCGAGATAGCTGACGATTTGAAACAGATGGTTCTGGACGACGTCGCGGATGACGCCCGTCTCGTCGTAAAACTTGCCGCGCCCCTTCACGCCGAAGTCCTCGGCCATCGTGATCTGCACGTTCTCGACGAAATGACGATTCCAGAACGGCTCGAGAAACGCGTTCGCGAAGCGGAAGTACAGGATGTTCTGCACCGCCTCTTTTCCGAGGTAGTGATCGATCCGGAAGATCGCCGACTCGGGGAAGTGTTCGTGGAGCACGGCGTTGAGCTCCTGCGCCGAGGCGAGGTCGCGGCCGAACGGCTTTTCGACGATGACCCTGGCGTTGGCGGTGCAGCCGGCCTGCGCGAGCTGCCCGACGACGGTGCGGAACATGCTCGGCGGGATGGCGAGATAGTGCGCCGGCCGGATGCATCCCTTCAGCTCCACGCACAGCTTCGCGAAGATGGCGGGGTCGTTGTAGTCGCCGTCGATGTAGCGGAGCTGCGACAGCAGCTTCGGGAAGCCCACCGGATCCTCGCCGCCGCCGTTCTCCTTCACCGACGCGCGGGCGCGCTCCACGAGCTGATCGAGCGTCCATCCCGACTTGGCCACGCCGACGACCGGGCAATCGAGCTTGCCGCGCCGCGCCAGGGCCTGGAGGGCGGGGAAGATCTTCTTGTAAGCGAGGTCGCCGCTGGCGCCGAAGAAGACGAACGCGTCCGAGTGTGGCCTCTCCATACCGCTACTTCTTCTCGACGTGGCCGCCGAAACCGAACCGCATCGCCGACAGCACTTTGTTCTGGAAGAGATCCAGATTGCGCGACGCGAAGCGCTCGAAGAGGGCGGCCGTCAGGACGAATGCGGGGACGCCTTCGTCGTTCGCCGCTGCCACCGTCCAGCGGCCCTCGCCCGAGTCCGACACGACGCCGCCGAACTTGTCGAGCTCCCGATCCCCGGCGAACGCCTGCGCCGTGAGATCGAGCAGCCACGAGCTGACCACGCTGCCGCGGCGCCACAACTCGGTGACGTCGGCCAGATTCAAGTCGTACTGGTAGTGCTCGGGATTGCGCAGCGGCGTCGTCTCCGCGTCTTTTTCATGGGAGCGCTTGCCGATATCGGCGTTTTTCAGGATGTTCAGCCCTTCGGCGTAGGCGGCCATCAGGCCGTACTCGATGCCGTTGTGGACCATCTTGACGAAATGCCCGGCGCCCGCCGGTCCGCAGTGCAGATAGCCGTGCTCAGCGGTTCCGCCGAGCGCCTCGCGGCCAGGCGTGCGCGGAATGTCTCCTGGCCCCGGCGACAGGGTCTTGAAGATCGGATCCAGCCGCTTCACAACGTCCGCTTCGCCGCCGATCATCAGGCAGTAGCCGCGCTCGAGCCCCCAGACGCCGCCACTCGTGCCCATGTCGACGTAGTGGATGCCTTTGGGCTGGAGCCGCGTCGCCCGCGCGATGTCGTCGTGGTAGTGGGAATTGCCGCCGTCGATCAGCACATCGTCTTTGCCCAGATGCGGCACCAGCCTCTCGATCAGCGAATCGACGAACGCCGCCGGAATCATCATGCAGATGACACGAGGCGTCGAGAGCTTGTTGACGAAGTCCTCGAGCGACGTGGAGCCCGTCGCGCCATCCTTCGCCAGGCCGGCGACCGCGTCCGCCGAGACGTCCTGGACGACACAGGTGTGCCCGTCGTGCATCAGGCGGCGCACCATGTTCGCGCCCATCCGACCGAGACCAATCATTCCGAGCTGCATGCCGATACCTCTGCTGAAACGATGTCGTTCTACGCCAACGCCTTTTCGATC
Proteins encoded in this window:
- a CDS encoding ROK family protein translates to MRSVLVIDVGGTNVKVGTAGRKTALKIPSGQTMTASRMAAAVRKATVGWKYDAVSIGYPGAVKHGKPAHEPHNLGGGWMRFDYGKAFGVPVKIVNDAAMQALGAHAGGCTLFLGLGTGLGSALVVDGHLAPLELAHLPYRAGRTYEDYLGVRGLARLGRRKWTEHVHKVVALLKAGLQADSVVLGGGQTKKLKTLPPGVRVSDNQCAIRGGLRLWDAR
- a CDS encoding glycosyltransferase; protein product: MLSLVPVILAFSLLVTAYFVLWNGSQCVLGSVAALHVWRYHRRRNPRARALAAHLTSPPLISVIAPAFNEALTVADSVRALLALDYEACEIVVVNDGSSDETLAILQRTFHLVPAPLAFEQPLKTAPVRGVYRSVDEARLMVIDKQNGGCKADAANAGINAASGVAVLVVDTDTMLEPDALTRASLPFLEDPDTVAVGAYVGIANGCRIANGRVFDVAMPRNWLARFQIVEYMRSFLLFRIACASHNGVTLISGAFGLFRRDAVIEVGGYDRTAIGEDMDLTIRLQQFFRAKRRPIRIAFDPYPMCWTQVPEDLPSLRAQRCRWRRGLLQVLWRHRRAIGNPRLGFVGLGVLPYTTFFEGLGPLIEFAGYAVTTIAALLGFLNWHHYRVMLAASILFGAAATLLAVLLSDIASRRYMRGRDFALLLTIALLENIGYRQLNSWWGCVGTIQAMTGKGGWGPMTRRAF
- a CDS encoding alpha/beta hydrolase-fold protein is translated as MLKVVAGSSTALGILGAVVVLGSLAAGTLAAQATATSAPAAAAPGSRDPQTPPALIVSPPADAAAVEKHPPLEGTGNFTIASTSTWADVPAMTTPENVPRGTVTMFTMRSEETQMFPGVAGPYTRNVWVYVPAGYVPGTILPLMIDHDGRAEAVIQSQLIVVMDNLIAQKRLPMMAGVFIANGGDFRPSERSLEYDTVSGKYAEFIEREVLPLAEKTAHVTFTKDPELRGVIGQSSGSAAALAMAWFHPDWYHRVISYSGTFVNIQHNGEFPRGAWGYHETLIPNTAKKPLRIWLEVGSRDNGFQSAEDTYRNWPLANNRMAEALKAKGYAYQYVWAQDAGHVERGVERQTLEEAMEWVWKRQ
- a CDS encoding HEAT repeat domain-containing protein; amino-acid sequence: MIDLLFDFESFTLWLVWAALGLAVSMTFAVIWGRIVFAWHEVERRRVERQYGPLVRRALDGDEPALRALVRSLPRYRLPIARLLIIPLVHDRDPARIAATRSIADAMSVVPIADRFLRSPWWWRRTVALHVLGLLQQKDRTAKIVAALDDRNSDVRGAALDALADMQDPATLPAIVVRFQDASLQRGRRAAALAAFGSQCEPFLLELSQLDPEHRGNYARALTICGTERSRPALRQWTDDPRVDVREAAFEALAHVGLDEAAAARAITALENRESSVRARAASALYGWTGNGDAASHLARHLDDAWAVAVPAARSLLSMREAGRLELQACARRSDLAGALARQMLWEARVQC
- a CDS encoding tetratricopeptide repeat protein — encoded protein: MDLARAGRDADALALFERIVDADPADVEARLWMARLALRLGRAAEADAGFRAVLREHPADVDAKIGLGMVLTRTGAWQDALAILREAEPGAGENADLFAALARAYRRGGDNRHALEYFRRARRLSPDDPDIASGFEAVARNYGHWIALEGFGQGGAPGASQGSGAVTVDVRVAPRLHLDASARLQNGDGYSDAVGGGGFLWQAARDTTAALHVLGGSANIALPTSDVSAEVTHYAGAVEVGGGFRRLSFVGADVAAVSAVFAWNTNDRWRTDTRYTYSRSSFDETGQSTGDHSVLVRETWQSWRRAAVQGAYAYGIESFEDLTADRLGSLGATTVAAGLRIDVPWLTRITTTWERQWRSNDTRINRVTVSVVQSIP
- a CDS encoding FAD-containing oxidoreductase encodes the protein MSRSYDAIIIGTGQAGPPLARRLSDAGMSVAIVERHLFGGTCVNTGCIPTKAMVASAYIAHAARRARDFGVAIDGDIRVDMRSVKARKDGIVERSRAGVDKLLRTLPNCEIHTGHARFESAREVAVGGQVLKSDRLFINVGGRAAVPPMPGLDRVPFLTNSSMMTLDTLPRHLLVVGGSYIGLEFGQMFRRFGSEVTIIEMAPRLIQREDAEISTAVQEILVNEGIALRLNARCLRVGGDAGSVVANVDCEEGSPSIEGSHLLLAVGRQPNTDDLGLEAAGVSRDDRGYIVVNDQLETNVPGIWALGDCNGRGAFTHTAYNDFEIVSSNLLDGTHRRVSDRLTAYALFIDPPLGRVGLTETEARRQGNPILVARRPMTKVGRAIEKGETNGLMKIVVDAQSKRILGAAILGTGGDEVIHCVLDTMYAKAPYSLIQQAMHIHPTVSELIPTLLEGLAPPAT
- a CDS encoding DUF1080 domain-containing protein produces the protein MNRREFIKAGTALAMAPAILTRAQSPQVIDPAPPRLPAAGADGWVSLLNGRDLSGWYTMLQRSGKGVAEEQRMILMEEEMLHIMGNEEGKFPAEGGYLATNQEFANVRIRVEYKWGVKRHAPRYTPKRDNGLLYGLVGPDRVWPSCVECQIEEGDVGDFFLLGGVRGVQSNHNAGLFGEGINPLTGWPQPGDPGFRGAGAARAGGAPAAGAATAPGSAQGAGGAQGAAASAGPAAGRSAAPPLEPTSGRFIKDGNFELLDQWNTIEVIWQGDRAAHIVNGRTVNVATRLQQPDPQNPGQFIPLTRGKIAIEIEYAEIWFRRIEVKAI